One region of Mucilaginibacter gotjawali genomic DNA includes:
- a CDS encoding outer membrane beta-barrel family protein codes for MLRNDFSNFNRSDRDSATNVYVFNPRYTDVFSYQQDVYSLYNSYQFKFDKWTAKAGLRLEHTSINGDFATVNATINQGYNNLIPSVSIQRSFKTSSYNFGFTQRIQRPGIFQLNPFVDTSNPLFISTGNPNLRPELNNTFELNYSNFAASSFNIGLSYQFSNNSIQNVSSLRRDTAIINPHDTTFTTYRNLGSNSSLGLNVNTNLNITKKLSLSLNGFITKIWLRGTYNGQFYQNSGFTGNAFANAGYKFDNGFRIGIDAGFFSGDVNLQGHSSAFIYNSLVLTKEFLNKKATISLVANNPETKYHNNTSTTTTAQYYQYSLNQDPYRTFAVRFSYKIGKLNSEIKKNQHGINNDDTKGGGKSGGGSGG; via the coding sequence ATCCTTAGGAATGACTTTAGCAACTTTAACAGGTCTGACCGCGACTCGGCAACAAATGTTTATGTTTTTAACCCGAGGTACACTGATGTTTTCAGTTACCAGCAAGATGTTTACAGCTTGTATAACTCGTACCAGTTTAAATTTGATAAATGGACAGCAAAAGCGGGTTTAAGGCTTGAGCACACGAGTATCAACGGCGATTTTGCAACAGTTAACGCGACGATCAACCAGGGATATAATAACCTGATCCCGTCCGTATCCATACAGCGCAGTTTTAAAACCAGCAGCTACAACTTTGGGTTTACCCAGCGCATCCAGCGGCCGGGCATCTTTCAGTTAAACCCCTTTGTGGATACCTCTAACCCACTATTCATCAGCACAGGCAATCCCAACCTGCGGCCTGAACTAAACAATACCTTTGAATTGAACTACAGTAATTTTGCAGCAAGTTCATTTAACATTGGCCTTAGCTACCAGTTCTCCAATAATTCCATCCAGAATGTGTCAAGCCTGAGGCGGGATACTGCAATCATCAACCCGCACGATACTACGTTTACTACATACCGCAACCTGGGCAGTAACAGTAGCCTCGGCCTTAATGTTAACACCAACTTAAATATTACCAAAAAACTTTCACTTAGCCTCAACGGGTTTATCACTAAAATATGGCTTCGCGGTACTTATAACGGGCAATTTTACCAAAACAGCGGTTTTACCGGCAACGCATTCGCCAACGCCGGTTACAAGTTCGACAACGGATTCAGGATCGGCATCGATGCCGGATTTTTTAGCGGGGATGTTAACCTGCAAGGGCATTCAAGCGCCTTTATTTATAATTCACTGGTGTTAACTAAAGAGTTTTTAAATAAAAAGGCAACCATTTCCCTGGTGGCAAACAACCCTGAGACCAAGTACCATAACAATACCTCTACTACCACAACTGCCCAATATTATCAATATTCCCTAAACCAGGATCCATACCGGACTTTTGCCGTTAGGTTTAGCTATAAGATAGGTAAACTAAACAGTGAGATCAAAAAGAACCAGCACGGCATTAATAACGATGATACCAAGGGCGGTGGCAAATCAGGCGGTGGTTCGGGAGGATAG
- a CDS encoding Spx/MgsR family RNA polymerase-binding regulatory protein → MKVYGITNCNTVKKALDWLKANKVDYEFHDFKKLGISAEKLHEWDSKAGYEKFMNKQGLTWKELAPEVKESIKTKEDALKLLQQKTSMIKRPVIEKDGFLFFGFDEGACGQLIR, encoded by the coding sequence ATGAAAGTTTACGGCATCACCAATTGCAATACAGTAAAAAAAGCGCTCGACTGGCTAAAAGCCAATAAAGTAGATTATGAGTTTCACGACTTTAAAAAGCTGGGCATCAGCGCCGAAAAGCTGCACGAGTGGGATAGCAAAGCCGGTTACGAAAAGTTTATGAACAAACAGGGCCTCACCTGGAAGGAACTTGCCCCGGAAGTAAAGGAAAGCATCAAAACCAAAGAAGACGCGCTAAAACTCCTGCAGCAAAAAACCAGCATGATCAAACGCCCGGTAATTGAAAAAGATGGCTTTTTGTTTTTTGGGTTTGATGAAGGGGCCTGCGGCCAGTTAATTAGGTGA
- a CDS encoding M1 family metallopeptidase — protein MKLNLIAGFALAFLTVASVTHAQDAAKPAQPTTNYDYHETFGPPFYTKNGTEYRAANGEPGPKYWQNRADYQIAATLNEDANQITGSEVLTYTNNSPQKLGYLWMNLEQNLFKLDSRGTAIVPPTGSRNWGRGQDFDAGFKIKSIKLIGAKGAETDVKYSVSDTRMQLFLPKEVTADGGVVKLKIDYSFVSPDYGSDRMGIQQTKNGKIFQVAQWYPRMCVYDDVSGWNTIPYTGPGEFYLEYGDFDLKITAPAKDIVVASGQLLNPQEVYTPEQLKRWEAAENSEKTVVIRTADEVTDPKSRPAGKTELTWHFVIKNARDASWGASASFIVDAAKMDLPSGKKAMAISAYPVESDGNDAYGRSTEYVKKSIEFNSAKWFEFPYPNATVVAGITGGMEYPGIVFCGYKARKASLWSVNDHEFGHTWFPMIVGSNERLYGWMDEGFNTFINTLSTADFNNGEYKNKRGNDMHRMAGIVTNPALEPILSQPANLKEKNTGILLYFKPSLGLTMLREQILGPERFDFAFRNYIDKWAFKHPTPDDFFRSMENAAGENLQWFWRGWFLNNWQLDVAVRDVKYVSDTPSKGSIITIDNLQKMAMPVILEIKTTSGKVSRITLPVEIWERNSTWTFNYPSTEEIESVTYDPDKVLPDINPDNNVWKK, from the coding sequence ATGAAATTAAACCTGATTGCCGGATTTGCACTGGCTTTTTTGACGGTGGCTAGTGTTACCCATGCACAGGATGCGGCTAAACCGGCCCAGCCAACTACTAATTATGATTACCACGAAACTTTCGGTCCGCCGTTTTATACCAAAAACGGCACAGAATACCGGGCGGCAAACGGTGAGCCGGGCCCCAAATACTGGCAAAACCGCGCCGATTACCAGATAGCGGCTACCCTTAACGAGGATGCAAATCAAATTACCGGCTCCGAAGTTTTAACTTATACCAACAACAGCCCCCAAAAACTGGGTTATTTATGGATGAACCTGGAGCAAAACCTTTTTAAACTTGACTCGAGGGGAACAGCCATTGTGCCGCCAACAGGCAGCCGTAACTGGGGCCGCGGGCAGGATTTTGATGCCGGTTTTAAAATAAAATCCATCAAACTTATAGGCGCGAAAGGGGCCGAAACCGATGTTAAATATTCGGTATCAGACACCCGGATGCAGCTTTTTTTACCAAAAGAAGTTACTGCGGACGGTGGTGTTGTAAAATTGAAAATTGACTATTCTTTCGTATCGCCTGATTACGGGTCGGACCGTATGGGCATCCAGCAAACCAAAAACGGAAAGATCTTCCAGGTGGCGCAGTGGTACCCGCGCATGTGCGTATATGATGATGTGTCCGGCTGGAATACTATTCCTTATACCGGCCCGGGTGAATTTTACCTGGAATACGGCGATTTCGACCTGAAAATTACCGCGCCTGCAAAAGATATTGTAGTAGCATCCGGGCAATTACTAAACCCGCAGGAAGTTTATACGCCTGAGCAATTAAAACGTTGGGAAGCAGCGGAGAATAGCGAAAAAACAGTTGTGATCAGAACAGCGGATGAAGTTACCGATCCGAAATCGCGCCCGGCCGGCAAAACCGAATTGACCTGGCACTTTGTGATCAAAAATGCCCGCGATGCCTCATGGGGCGCTTCTGCTTCGTTTATAGTTGATGCCGCCAAAATGGACCTGCCAAGCGGTAAAAAGGCAATGGCCATTTCAGCCTACCCTGTAGAGAGCGATGGCAACGACGCCTATGGCCGGTCGACCGAATATGTTAAAAAATCGATAGAATTTAACTCGGCCAAATGGTTTGAGTTCCCTTACCCAAATGCTACAGTCGTTGCAGGGATCACCGGCGGGATGGAATACCCGGGCATCGTTTTCTGCGGATACAAGGCCAGGAAAGCAAGTTTATGGAGCGTTAACGACCATGAATTTGGCCACACGTGGTTCCCGATGATCGTAGGTTCAAACGAACGCCTGTATGGCTGGATGGACGAAGGTTTTAATACGTTCATCAATACGCTGTCAACAGCCGATTTTAATAATGGCGAGTACAAAAACAAAAGGGGTAATGATATGCACCGGATGGCGGGAATAGTAACAAATCCGGCCCTGGAGCCTATTTTAAGTCAGCCCGCTAATTTAAAAGAAAAAAATACCGGCATCCTTTTATACTTTAAACCTAGCCTGGGCTTAACCATGCTGCGCGAGCAAATTTTAGGCCCGGAACGTTTTGATTTTGCTTTCAGGAACTATATTGACAAATGGGCATTTAAACACCCCACACCCGATGACTTTTTCCGCTCGATGGAAAACGCAGCTGGAGAGAACCTGCAGTGGTTCTGGCGCGGCTGGTTTTTGAACAACTGGCAGCTGGATGTGGCCGTTCGTGACGTGAAATATGTGAGCGACACCCCTTCAAAAGGATCCATCATCACAATTGATAACCTGCAGAAAATGGCGATGCCTGTGATCCTCGAAATTAAAACCACCAGCGGCAAAGTAAGCAGGATAACCCTGCCGGTAGAGATTTGGGAACGCAACAGCACGTGGACATTCAATTATCCTTCTACAGAAGAAATTGAATCGGTTACTTACGATCCTGACAAGGTTTTACCGGATATTAACCCGGATAATAATGTTTGGAAGAAATAG
- a CDS encoding peptidase associated/transthyretin-like domain-containing protein — MKKICLLTAMLFSLAFFVKAQTTLKGTVYENGSNIRLDNVFIHDKNNKQYTIADKNGNFEIKTEAGHLLIFDSPGYVSDTLYVVDLTPKKISLVVKTIALREVNISSTRQMFDPHKEYPEIYEKSKVYIMSPSSWFSKEGKDARRLKKYFVKEEQERHIDAVFTRAYVGSIVPLKGQELENFMTIYRPSYAFVTNNNGPSMAAYINDSYKKYMALPPEKRVLQKLSDH, encoded by the coding sequence ATGAAAAAGATCTGCTTGTTAACTGCCATGCTATTTAGCCTGGCTTTTTTTGTTAAAGCCCAAACCACTTTAAAGGGCACTGTTTACGAAAACGGAAGCAATATCCGCCTCGATAATGTATTTATTCACGATAAAAATAATAAGCAATACACCATAGCGGATAAAAATGGCAACTTCGAGATCAAAACAGAGGCCGGCCACCTGCTGATCTTTGATTCTCCGGGTTATGTTTCAGATACCCTTTATGTGGTAGACCTTACGCCCAAAAAGATCAGCCTGGTAGTTAAAACCATTGCCTTGCGCGAGGTAAATATCAGCTCAACCCGCCAGATGTTTGATCCGCACAAGGAATATCCCGAAATATATGAGAAGAGCAAGGTTTATATCATGTCGCCATCATCCTGGTTCAGTAAAGAAGGTAAGGATGCACGCCGGCTAAAAAAATATTTTGTAAAGGAAGAACAGGAACGCCATATTGATGCCGTATTTACACGGGCTTACGTAGGCAGCATTGTGCCGCTGAAAGGGCAGGAGTTGGAGAACTTTATGACGATTTACCGGCCCAGCTACGCATTTGTAACCAATAATAACGGCCCGTCAATGGCGGCTTATATCAATGACAGTTACAAGAAATACATGGCATTGCCACCTGAGAAACGCGTTTTGCAAAAGTTGAGTGATCACTAG
- a CDS encoding DUF885 domain-containing protein, translating to MKKISFLFIPIAALFSCQQTKTTQPKISGDAAFQKLSDDFLLGYLNWRPGNGVALGYHQYDGKVTDLGKESLGKELDRLKDYDQKLGATDTTSLSPKMFYDYRILRSAIKNEILNFEDMGAYNKNPMTYAEAVDVSIYIKRDFAPIEERISSIIAIEKNATKVFAAAKENLKDTLAKPYVETAIQIAQGTTEFLAGDLKVALKDVKNDTLMKAFNAANKTAIDAINAYAAWLKKEKLPKANNNYALGEASYKKMLLYSEGLTISPEKILAIGLAELKHQQDVFNAAAKTINPNKKPVDVYHDLQKDHPTAENLIPDVKKNVEAIRKFLTDKNIVTMPATVNLKVTETPQYARATSTASNDDPGPFETKATEAFYYVTPVDAKWTAQQKEDWLRQFDYYTTDNVTIHEAYPGHYTQFLHLNASDATRIEKIFGSYAYVEGWAHYCEQMMADAGYGHNGDTVLAAKYRLAQAGDALLRLCRLCVSIKTHCQGMKLDAATKFFMDNWYQGQKPSYQEALRGTFDPGYLFYTIGKLEILKLRTDYQKQEGANFSLKKFHDEVLNHGMPQVRLLREVMLKDSSTWKEVL from the coding sequence ATGAAAAAAATAAGCTTCCTGTTCATCCCCATAGCTGCACTTTTCAGTTGCCAGCAAACAAAAACCACACAACCCAAAATATCCGGCGATGCCGCCTTTCAAAAACTTTCGGATGATTTCCTGCTGGGTTATCTCAACTGGCGCCCAGGCAATGGCGTTGCGCTCGGCTATCACCAATACGACGGGAAAGTAACGGACCTGGGCAAGGAATCATTGGGCAAAGAACTGGACCGCTTAAAAGATTACGACCAAAAACTGGGCGCTACAGACACTACCAGCCTGAGCCCTAAAATGTTTTATGATTACCGCATATTACGCTCGGCCATCAAAAACGAGATTCTGAATTTTGAGGATATGGGCGCCTATAACAAAAATCCCATGACGTATGCCGAAGCAGTGGATGTGAGCATCTATATCAAACGCGACTTCGCCCCTATCGAGGAGCGGATAAGTTCTATCATCGCTATTGAAAAAAATGCGACGAAAGTTTTCGCGGCAGCAAAAGAGAATTTAAAGGACACCCTTGCAAAACCCTACGTTGAAACAGCCATACAAATAGCCCAGGGTACCACGGAGTTTTTAGCGGGTGACCTGAAAGTGGCCCTTAAAGATGTGAAGAACGACACACTGATGAAAGCCTTTAATGCGGCCAATAAAACCGCCATTGATGCCATCAACGCCTATGCAGCCTGGCTAAAAAAGGAAAAATTGCCTAAAGCCAATAACAACTACGCCCTTGGCGAAGCCAGCTATAAAAAAATGCTGCTGTACAGCGAGGGATTGACCATATCGCCCGAAAAAATACTGGCCATTGGCCTCGCAGAACTTAAACATCAACAGGATGTGTTTAATGCTGCTGCCAAAACGATCAACCCAAATAAAAAACCTGTTGATGTGTACCACGACCTGCAAAAGGACCACCCCACTGCCGAAAACCTGATACCCGATGTGAAGAAAAATGTGGAAGCCATCCGCAAGTTTTTGACAGATAAAAACATTGTGACCATGCCGGCCACCGTAAATTTAAAAGTGACCGAAACGCCGCAATACGCACGGGCCACCAGCACGGCTTCAAATGATGACCCCGGTCCGTTTGAAACGAAAGCAACAGAAGCTTTTTATTATGTAACCCCGGTTGATGCTAAATGGACGGCACAGCAAAAAGAAGACTGGCTGCGCCAGTTTGATTATTATACCACAGATAATGTGACCATACACGAAGCTTACCCGGGCCACTATACCCAGTTTTTGCATTTAAATGCTTCGGATGCCACACGGATTGAAAAGATCTTTGGCAGCTATGCCTATGTTGAAGGATGGGCACACTACTGTGAACAAATGATGGCCGATGCGGGCTATGGCCACAACGGAGATACGGTACTGGCAGCTAAATACCGCCTGGCCCAGGCAGGCGATGCACTGTTGCGCCTTTGCCGGCTGTGCGTTTCTATAAAAACTCATTGCCAGGGCATGAAGCTTGACGCTGCTACCAAATTTTTTATGGATAACTGGTACCAGGGCCAAAAACCATCGTACCAGGAGGCCCTGCGCGGCACCTTTGATCCCGGCTATTTGTTTTATACCATTGGCAAACTGGAGATACTGAAACTGCGTACGGATTACCAAAAACAGGAAGGCGCCAATTTCAGCCTCAAAAAATTTCACGATGAAGTGCTGAACCATGGCATGCCGCAGGTAAGGCTGCTGCGCGAAGTGATGCTGAAGGATAGCAGTACATGGAAAGAGGTGCTTTGA
- a CDS encoding XrtN system VIT domain-containing protein, which yields METEQPILQNKTFVTGLILLAVSFAVFMLGELTILNSGDDPAFGFFMINYMIAIAYLVILFVKYRWKLFTANQPCAVLYMLLLLISAYALNRCMDVFDQSTWWLCIYLLLSAFALIASAFINQLNKVLSATVMFLLGASLVLFIYLSIYLVPIYGFGLIGVLAIGVSLHAFVPLVLSVYNVRIILKNVGVNKRSWYPAVAGVILPLVLAGAYSVQWRHINVQANRSVNNHIISESTLPAWTSVAQHIPKGWIAEEILKTNLVYHVPDADRFFEWNMPNHSFDEQKKHDPLVVIASLFAGRSDLDDDNKIKVLESMYDSRQQAQERLWAGDKLETSNVISHVKFFPEYRLAYTEKIVSIRNNMAPKSWRPQQEAIYTFHLPEGSVVTSLSLWIDNKEEKAKLTTKGLADSAYKTIVGVENHDPSVIHWQEGNTVSVRIFPCTPDENRRFKIGITSPLKKTGGNLSYEDIYFDGPDASHADESVVLEFSQTPAGIDLPGSFTSDKINTYKCERGYEPYWETTFKAPKLDTEAFSFDHHSYQMSEYDKHFENFDPAKIYLDLNSSWTKDELMQVWNAVKNREVYIYQDEMVRVTNDNINTAYEQSKALNFSLFPIQAIHHPQQSLIISKSTAASPNLQDLGDSQFSKSLTTYMQTAPKIHLFNIGGDLSPYLKTLKELRTFIYDEGSVDDLNQLLQKKRYAVQQENDSTVVIGHAGVKIASVAGAAVSKAPDHLMRLFAYNDIMRKVAANYFTPKSINEDIINEAQQAYVVSPASSLIVLETQQDYQRFGITDNENSLKNASTKSSGSVPEPREWLLILLTACVVIYLLYKPRIKLNVK from the coding sequence ATGGAAACTGAACAACCTATTCTTCAAAACAAAACATTTGTAACAGGCTTAATCCTGCTGGCCGTTTCTTTCGCAGTATTTATGTTGGGCGAATTGACTATTCTTAATTCGGGAGACGATCCGGCCTTTGGTTTTTTTATGATCAATTACATGATCGCGATCGCATACCTGGTTATCCTGTTTGTAAAATATCGGTGGAAGTTATTTACAGCTAACCAGCCCTGTGCGGTTTTATACATGCTGTTGCTGCTCATCAGCGCATATGCACTTAACCGTTGTATGGATGTTTTCGATCAATCCACCTGGTGGTTATGTATCTACCTGTTGCTATCCGCCTTTGCACTCATCGCATCCGCCTTCATTAACCAATTAAATAAAGTGCTTTCAGCAACAGTTATGTTTTTGCTGGGCGCAAGCTTAGTGCTGTTTATTTATTTAAGTATATACCTGGTGCCGATTTATGGCTTTGGTTTAATCGGCGTCTTAGCTATTGGTGTTTCCTTACATGCTTTTGTGCCGCTGGTTTTATCTGTTTACAATGTCCGCATTATTTTAAAAAATGTGGGTGTTAACAAAAGGTCATGGTATCCGGCTGTGGCCGGGGTGATTTTGCCGCTGGTATTGGCGGGCGCTTACTCTGTTCAATGGCGGCACATCAATGTGCAGGCTAACCGGTCGGTAAATAATCACATCATTAGTGAAAGCACCTTGCCTGCCTGGACCTCGGTGGCGCAGCATATCCCTAAAGGCTGGATCGCTGAAGAAATTTTGAAAACAAACCTGGTTTATCATGTGCCCGACGCGGATAGATTTTTTGAATGGAACATGCCAAACCATTCGTTCGACGAGCAAAAAAAGCATGACCCGCTGGTGGTTATTGCCAGCCTGTTTGCCGGCCGCAGCGATCTGGACGATGATAATAAAATAAAAGTTTTAGAATCGATGTACGATTCGCGGCAACAGGCGCAGGAACGTTTGTGGGCCGGTGATAAGCTGGAAACCAGCAACGTGATCAGCCATGTAAAATTCTTCCCCGAATACCGCCTGGCCTATACCGAAAAGATAGTAAGCATCCGCAATAATATGGCGCCAAAAAGCTGGAGACCGCAGCAAGAGGCCATTTACACATTCCATTTGCCCGAAGGTTCGGTGGTTACGTCGCTGTCGCTCTGGATAGATAATAAAGAGGAAAAAGCGAAGCTTACCACCAAAGGATTGGCAGATTCGGCTTACAAAACAATTGTCGGGGTAGAAAATCACGATCCATCGGTAATTCACTGGCAGGAAGGCAACACGGTATCCGTAAGGATTTTCCCTTGTACGCCCGATGAAAACCGGCGTTTTAAAATCGGTATAACCTCGCCCTTAAAAAAAACCGGCGGCAATTTAAGTTACGAGGATATTTATTTTGACGGCCCCGATGCCAGCCATGCCGACGAGAGCGTTGTGCTGGAGTTTTCGCAAACCCCGGCGGGGATTGATCTGCCAGGGAGTTTTACCTCTGACAAGATCAACACCTATAAATGTGAGCGAGGCTATGAGCCTTATTGGGAAACAACGTTCAAAGCGCCTAAGTTAGACACGGAAGCCTTTTCTTTCGATCACCATAGCTACCAAATGAGCGAATATGATAAGCATTTTGAAAACTTTGATCCCGCGAAAATTTACCTCGACCTAAACAGCTCATGGACCAAAGACGAATTGATGCAGGTTTGGAACGCTGTTAAAAACCGGGAGGTTTACATTTACCAGGATGAAATGGTGCGGGTGACTAACGACAACATCAATACTGCGTATGAGCAAAGTAAAGCCCTTAACTTCAGCTTGTTTCCGATACAGGCCATACACCATCCGCAGCAATCGCTCATCATTTCCAAAAGCACTGCAGCATCACCTAATTTGCAGGACCTGGGTGATAGCCAGTTTTCCAAAAGCCTGACAACGTACATGCAAACTGCTCCCAAAATACACCTGTTTAATATCGGCGGAGACCTGTCGCCCTATTTAAAAACATTGAAAGAACTGCGGACATTTATTTATGATGAGGGCAGTGTTGACGATTTGAACCAGTTATTACAGAAGAAGCGATATGCTGTGCAGCAGGAGAACGATTCGACAGTAGTGATCGGGCATGCCGGGGTTAAAATCGCTTCAGTTGCCGGGGCGGCAGTTTCAAAAGCACCTGATCACCTGATGCGGTTATTTGCCTATAATGATATTATGAGGAAGGTAGCCGCTAATTATTTTACGCCGAAAAGCATTAACGAGGATATTATTAACGAAGCGCAACAAGCCTATGTGGTGTCGCCGGCATCAAGCCTCATCGTTTTGGAAACACAGCAGGATTACCAACGTTTTGGCATTACTGATAACGAAAACAGCTTGAAAAATGCATCCACAAAATCGTCCGGATCGGTACCCGAGCCCCGCGAATGGCTGCTGATATTGTTAACCGCATGTGTGGTTATTTACCTGCTTTATAAACCCCGCATAAAACTAAATGTTAAATGA
- the xrtN gene encoding exosortase N produces the protein MMALKLRAIQPGYFTTGLVVICLVMFFVVTPFYIVDVNVYLGILLAPYILTVEKGCFSKRLVIPVLALLVLVFFVPVRTVFGLVLIGVVLLMIENSLGRINNPFMFLMLVISPLYKYWSGFIEFPVRLKLTEVTAWLLNFTGAHASAAGNIITLGRAEFSVDPACAGLNMMEVSFFIALFIVAYYQRTTGKPVKSIITAGILLATLALNIVSNLFRIIILVMFSIMPQNPLHEINGLLCMTVYVVIPLLVLIRWVFSRLKVPGLVHDSKVKARANWSVNLFLTGMVIFAGCRVSETPFNRLPDRNYSLPGYHREILPTGVIKFEDKKSLIYFKPTEFYAMGHDPSICWRGSGYEFNVIRQETIKGTMIYIGTMNKGKDLIYSSWWFDNGKCRTINQFDWRWKALKGEGEFSLVNVNAANEQDLRMETQKLLGMKRLL, from the coding sequence ATGATGGCCCTTAAATTAAGGGCCATACAACCAGGCTACTTTACCACGGGCCTGGTTGTAATTTGCTTGGTAATGTTTTTTGTAGTGACGCCCTTTTACATTGTTGATGTAAACGTGTACTTAGGTATTTTGCTTGCCCCTTATATTTTAACGGTTGAAAAGGGCTGTTTTTCAAAGCGCCTGGTTATACCCGTGCTGGCTTTATTGGTGCTTGTGTTTTTTGTGCCGGTACGCACCGTTTTTGGGCTGGTACTTATTGGCGTAGTTTTATTGATGATTGAAAACAGCCTCGGCCGCATCAATAACCCCTTTATGTTTTTAATGCTCGTAATTTCGCCGCTTTATAAATATTGGTCGGGTTTTATTGAGTTCCCGGTGCGCCTGAAGCTGACGGAAGTGACGGCGTGGCTGCTGAATTTTACAGGCGCACACGCCAGTGCCGCCGGCAATATCATTACACTTGGCAGGGCCGAGTTTTCGGTTGACCCGGCATGCGCCGGCTTAAATATGATGGAAGTATCCTTTTTTATCGCGCTTTTTATTGTTGCTTATTATCAGCGCACTACCGGCAAACCTGTAAAATCAATTATAACTGCGGGGATTTTACTTGCGACACTGGCATTAAATATCGTATCAAATCTTTTCCGCATCATCATCCTGGTCATGTTCAGTATTATGCCGCAAAACCCGCTGCACGAAATTAACGGCTTGCTTTGTATGACGGTTTATGTAGTGATACCCTTGCTGGTGCTGATCCGGTGGGTTTTTAGCAGGTTGAAAGTACCCGGGTTGGTTCATGATTCAAAAGTAAAGGCACGTGCCAATTGGTCAGTTAATTTATTTTTAACCGGGATGGTTATTTTTGCAGGCTGCCGCGTATCCGAGACACCGTTTAATCGCCTGCCAGACCGGAACTATAGTTTACCCGGATACCATCGGGAGATTTTGCCAACCGGGGTAATTAAATTCGAGGACAAAAAATCATTGATCTATTTTAAACCGACCGAGTTTTATGCAATGGGGCACGATCCATCTATCTGCTGGCGGGGCAGCGGATACGAGTTTAATGTGATCAGGCAGGAGACCATAAAAGGCACCATGATTTATATAGGAACAATGAATAAAGGGAAGGACCTTATTTATTCATCGTGGTGGTTTGATAACGGAAAATGCCGCACCATCAACCAGTTCGACTGGCGGTGGAAGGCGCTGAAGGGCGAAGGCGAATTTAGCCTGGTGAATGTAAATGCCGCCAATGAACAAGATTTAAGAATGGAGACCCAAAAGCTGTTGGGAATGAAACGCTTGTTGTAA
- a CDS encoding DcrB-related protein yields MIKKIITSSLFILLLLPFFGQAQIKLVRRSLLNGKVELSVPANFKQMPAQALAAKYAHEGQQPAAVFNDTKGEVNLVISQTGQTMTPDQIGQYKDFMINTLKHARPDAVWLDSGVKTINGKQVGYFKMMTTAADQKVFAFYFYTILEGKLLMFTFNCPQALLPKWKTTAEAMVASLKVK; encoded by the coding sequence ATGATCAAAAAAATTATAACCTCATCCCTGTTTATATTGTTACTCCTCCCCTTTTTCGGCCAGGCCCAAATCAAACTGGTGCGCCGCAGCCTGCTGAACGGGAAGGTTGAGCTATCGGTGCCTGCTAATTTTAAGCAGATGCCTGCCCAGGCGCTCGCTGCAAAATATGCCCATGAAGGGCAGCAACCGGCTGCTGTTTTTAACGATACGAAAGGCGAAGTAAATTTAGTGATCAGCCAGACCGGGCAAACGATGACACCCGACCAGATCGGCCAATACAAAGATTTTATGATCAACACCCTAAAACACGCGCGGCCCGATGCCGTATGGCTTGATAGCGGCGTTAAAACCATTAACGGTAAACAGGTGGGCTATTTTAAAATGATGACTACTGCGGCGGATCAAAAAGTGTTTGCCTTTTATTTTTATACCATCCTCGAAGGCAAATTACTAATGTTTACTTTTAATTGCCCCCAGGCGCTGCTGCCCAAATGGAAAACCACCGCCGAAGCCATGGTGGCATCGCTAAAAGTTAAATAA
- a CDS encoding type II toxin-antitoxin system RelE/ParE family toxin, with translation MANNVRLTAFFLKKAKRLLKKYHTLQFNLSQLEQDLIQNPRLGDNYGANIYKIRLADESKGKGKSGGFRIITYLIQENTDSTDIYLITIFDKSEESSVSKDDIKEIIKSEGIV, from the coding sequence ATGGCAAATAATGTACGCCTTACCGCATTTTTCTTAAAAAAAGCTAAGCGGCTTTTAAAAAAATATCACACGCTGCAATTTAACTTAAGTCAACTTGAGCAGGATCTTATCCAAAATCCGAGGCTCGGCGATAACTATGGTGCGAATATATATAAAATCAGGCTGGCAGATGAATCGAAGGGAAAGGGAAAAAGTGGCGGCTTTAGAATAATTACCTACCTAATACAGGAAAACACGGACTCAACCGATATCTATTTAATTACCATTTTTGATAAGTCTGAAGAATCGTCTGTTAGCAAGGATGACATAAAAGAAATTATAAAATCAGAAGGGATAGTTTAG